Genomic segment of Chitinophagaceae bacterium:
GATTCCACATTAATATATACAGTGGTAGTTACGGATAACAATGGCTGCATAGACTCAGCAAGCACTAACATAGCTGTAAATGCCTTGCCGGATGTTATCATTAGTGATGATATAGATATTTGCCAGGGCGAAAGCGCAACTATAAGTGCTTCAGGTGGTGTTAACTATGACTGGAATCCTAATTTACCTTCTACCGGTGGGCCCCATGAAGTTAGCCCGTTAGTAAATACTCTTTATACTGTCATTGTTACGGATAATAATAACTGTCAGTCTTCAGCCAGTGTATCGGTAAATGTGAACTCTTTACCTCAACTTGATTTAGGAAATGATACTGTAGTTTGTGAAGGGGATATAGTTTTACTTGATGTTCAGGCACAAAATCATACTTATGAATGGCAAGATGGCTCAACGGATTCGGAGTTTTTAGTACTAATTAGTGGATTATACTCTGTCACTGTAACTAATAGTTCCGGGTGTATTGCATCAGATAGTATAGATATACAAGTTTTATCACCACCTCAATTAGAAATATCGGGAAATAATACTTTGTGTCCGGGCGAATCAGCTGTTTTAACGGCAAGTGGAGGACTTTCCTATGAATGGAACACAGGAGCTTTATCGGAATCTATTGAAGTAACACCTCTCAATACTATTAATGAATATTATGTAAGTTCTTCAATTGGATCTTGCTTTGATACAGCCACATTTATAATAGAAGTTGTTGATCCAATACCGGCAAATGCCGGAACTGATGCAGAGATTTATGAAAACGAATCAGTTGTTTTAGGAGGTATTGAGTCAGGTAGTTTTATATGGGAACCTGATTACAATCTGGATTGCGTAAATTGTCCTTTTCCGAATGCATCTCCTGATGAATCAGTGTTGTATACTGTTTTTTATACAGATGAGTTCGGTTGCGAATCTAAAGATTCTGTTTTTGTCAGGGTTAAAACTCTTTGCGATTTATGGTTACCCTCAGCATTCACACCTAATGATGATGGTATGAACGACATATTTTATGTAAGAGGATATGCAGATAGAATTTCTACTTTTCGAATTTTTAATCGATGGGGTGAAATAGTCTTTGAAGCTACAAACTTCAGTCCAAATGAAGAAAATTTTGGTTGGGATGGGACTTTTAGGTCACAAGCTCAGTCGTCAGAAGTATTTACATACTATGTTGAAGCAATTTGCATAGATAACGATACCGGAGAAGAATTGAATCAGTTTAAAAATGGAGAAGTGATTCTTTTAAAATAGAAAGTCTATGAAAACTACTTTATTAACATATTTTTTAATTTTTTGTATTGGCTTGAGCTATGTTAAGTCTCAGGATATTCATTTCACTCAATACCAAGCTTCTCCCTTATTGTTGAATCCGGCAATGACCGGATTAGTAGATGGTAAAATGAGAGCAACGTTTCACTTTCGCGAACAGTGGAGTAGTTCAATGATTAAGCCGTTTACCACTATTGGTGCAGCCATAGATATGCCTTTTTTACAGAATAAGGTCGGGAATGATTGGATGGGTGCAGGACTTACAATAGTAAATGACAGGGCAGGTGAAGGGCAATTGCAAAGGACGTCTGTACTCGGTTCGGTAGCATATTTTAAGCAACTAAACAGAAACAATTTCCTTTCTGCCGGTGGGCAAATAGGATTTACTCAGCGGAGTTTAGGTTTTAGTAATTTTTCTTTTAATAATCAATATGATGATGGTTTTAATCCCGGTTTACCAACAGGAGAACCACTATTTACAGAAAGCATTACGCATGTTGAATTTAACGTAGGTGTTTTATGGCTGCTTTCTGCCAGTGATTATGTAAACTATTACTTAGGAGCTTCTGCCAGAAATATTACCCAACCAATTAATTCATTTATGGAAGATGAAAGTCAGGGCCTTCCATTAGTTTACAATATTCATTTTGGAAGTGAAATCCAATTGACAAACAGATGGTTTCTTTACCCATCATTATTAGGTATGTACTCCAAACAGGCAAGACAAATTAGCGGTGGTGCTTTGGTTGGGTATGAGCTGATGAAGGATAGGAGACAACAGGCAATGATACTGGGAGGAACTGTTTATAGAATGTTTGATGCTATAGCGCCAATTGTAGCATTTGAATATCAAACATTTAGAATGGGACTTAGCTATGATATTAATTTATCTGATTTCAATAAAGTATCAAATTTTCAGGGCGGACCCGAGCTGGTATTGAATTATCAGATTCCATTGCCGGTAGAAAGTCAAATGGGAGTTATTTTTTGTCCAAGATTTTAAAAAAATAATTAGATAAAAACTTGACAATGTAAAAATAATAAATTATATTTATGAAATTATATTTACTTAATCACTTTAAAACAAAATAGTTATGAATGCTAGAACAACTTTTAATTTAAAAAATCGCTTATTGTTATTTCTATTATCATTTATGATAATTTTTACAATGAATGTAAGCGCACAGACAGGTGGTGTTTCTTTGAATGATAATGGTGCACCACCGGATCCTTCTTCGATGTTAGATATTGAATCTACATCTAAAGGTGTATTGTTTCCAAGATTGACAGAGGCAGAAAGAGATGCAATTCTTAATCCTGCCCCATTTTTAATGGTAATTAATACCGATAGCGAATGCTTAGAACTGTATAATGGTACTGACTGGATATCATTATGTGATGGTGGAGGAGGTGGAGGCCCTGCACCCGTTGTATGTCCAAGTCCTGCACTATCGGTAGGTGATGCTTATGGAGGAGGTATTGTTGTATCTACAACTTATGCAAATTCTGATTGTGGATATTTAATTGTACGAACAGCAAATTCTTCTAATAGTGCTTCATGGGGGGATGCTGGTCTTTTTGGTACAAGTACTGCTGTTGGTACAGGTGCATCTAATACAGTTTCTATTGTAGCAAATTCTACCGGTACATTTGCTGCCGGTATTTGTGATGACGAGACATATGATGGGTTTGATGATTGGTTTTTACCAAGTTTAGATGAATTAACCGGACCTATTGCTAATCAGGCTTCAAATGCTAATATTGGTGGTACTTGTTCTGAGCGTTATTGGTCTTCTTCTGAGAATAATAATAGTTCAATATGTTGTCCGCAATCTACTGAGGTATGGGCGCAAACACTTTTTAATGGGGTAAATTGTATGGGAAGTTCTTCTCCAAATAGTCTAAGTCGCACATCTTTAGAAAGAGTGAGATGCGTAAGAGCACATTAAATCATTTTCGTTTCATAATCATTTCATCCTGCAAAGTTTGTGCTTTGCAGGATGTCTTTTAATTTTTTTCATTTGAAGTCAATTAGTTTTTATTTTAGTTTTATTCCGGCTTTAATTCTTTTGAAAGCACCTTTAGGTTTTTCTCAAACTATTTACATTTGTGATAGTGAAAGTATTATTTTAGAAGGAATAAATTATAATGGAGGCAATTTACAGTGGCAATTATCTTCAGATTCAATAAACTGGATAAACATAAGTGGTGCTAATCAATTAGAATTGCAAATAAATCCTAACGAAAGTAATTGGTATAGATTAAAAATTAATGATCCGGATTGTGATTCTATTTATTATACTGATGTAAAGTATGTTGAAGTTGTCACTTTTGATTCGGATATTTTCATTAACCAAAACAGCTCTTATTGTATCGGGGAACCGTTACAATTATTAGTTAATAATTTTCCGGGTGCTGAGTATAATTGGAGCGGAGTAAATGGATTTACAAGTAATGACCAAAACCCAATTGTTTCAGATAGCGTTACATTAAATTATTCCGGAAATTATACATTGAACATAGTATTAGAGGGGTGTACAAGTGAAACTTATCAAACTCAG
This window contains:
- a CDS encoding type IX secretion system membrane protein PorP/SprF, with the translated sequence MKTTLLTYFLIFCIGLSYVKSQDIHFTQYQASPLLLNPAMTGLVDGKMRATFHFREQWSSSMIKPFTTIGAAIDMPFLQNKVGNDWMGAGLTIVNDRAGEGQLQRTSVLGSVAYFKQLNRNNFLSAGGQIGFTQRSLGFSNFSFNNQYDDGFNPGLPTGEPLFTESITHVEFNVGVLWLLSASDYVNYYLGASARNITQPINSFMEDESQGLPLVYNIHFGSEIQLTNRWFLYPSLLGMYSKQARQISGGALVGYELMKDRRQQAMILGGTVYRMFDAIAPIVAFEYQTFRMGLSYDINLSDFNKVSNFQGGPELVLNYQIPLPVESQMGVIFCPRF